The Bacteroidota bacterium region CAAAATTCAACACTTGAGGGTAAAGAAAATCAGAAGACAATATATACGCAGTGGGTTGCCGATTTAGAAAAACAATTGCTATTTACAAAGGATGAAGTTGCAAAAACTACCGATGTAGAGTATAAAAAAGTGTTAGAAGAAAAGATTCAAAGTATTGATAAACAATTGCAAGAGAAAAAGCAATTGGTAGCGACTACTACCGAAGAAATACAGCAAATAAAACAAAGGGAAACTGTTGCGGTAGTGCAAGAAACAGTTGTTCCAGTTACTACAACACCTACCACCTCTGTTGAAACGATAAAGCTAGACTCTACAATAAAATCAGCTGCAATAGAAGCCCCTTCAGTTATCGCTACTACCATTGCAGCTTCAACTTCAGCTAATTCGATTAATACGGAAACAACTACAGTTGCGATTACCAATACTGTGGCTGTAAGTGCAACAACTAATACTGTATCCGAATCAGCGGTTGCTGTAAATTCTCCGGTGGTATCTACTACAACTGTTTCTCCGGTTACAACTGCTACTGTTGCCGAAGTTCCACCCGTTAAAATGACCAAGGAAGAAGCGCAGAATCAATCCAAACAATTTGCGCAAGAATCGGCTAAGCTTCAACAAAAAGCAAATGCGGCACGTGCAAAAGCAAACGCTGAAACAGATCCTGCTAAGCGAGATAGTTTATTTGAGGTAGTCATTGCAATAGAAAAGCAAGCCAAACAAAAGCAAGACGAGTCGGCAAAATCCGTTGCTCAAGAGAATAAAATTGAATTTGACAAGAATAGAATTTACTTAGATCAATATGTGCAGTTAGCCGCAAATAACTCATCAACAGAAGCGTCTATGGCAAGTATGTTTGCTGATGAGGCACTTATTTATTTTTCTGAAGCAGAAAAGGAAAGAAAGCAAGCAGCTATTTCTACTAATTATTCTACTCGAAACGGAGCATTGCAAAAAGCGGCAGAAAACGAGCGTATTGCAATTGAAAAACAAAATAAGGCATTGGAAAGTTATAAACTGCTGTATTCGGATTTTAAACCTACAGAAACACCGCAGAAAGTTTTAGCTGCTCCGGTGGTTACACCATCTGTGGCTGCAGTTACAACTCCGTCAACTTCGGTTGCAAGTAGTTCAGCTGTCGAAGCAAAAGCAGATTCTGTTCCGACAAAAGAGGTTACAACATCCATTCAGGCTTCTAATACGAATACCGAAGTTGTTGTTGAGCAAGTTAAAAAAGATACAGCACTTGCTGTCTCTACTCCAACTGTAGCAATATCAACACAACCTATACAGACTCTAACGACTACATCTGCTGCTGTTGCTGTTGTTGAAACGCCTTCTGTTGCTGCTGTTAAGCAAGAAGCACTTGCCTCCGAAGTGTCTGCAGAAATGGCGGTGGATTCCATCAGCCAATTGCCAAAATTAACATCGGAGCAAATTACACAAGTTAAAGAGACAAGAGAATTTAAAAATTTTGTAATACTATCAAACGAAACTGAAATTGCCATGCGTGAGGCCAATGCTGAAAACAAAAAGGCTGAAACCTTAAGATTTAAAGCTGAAGAACAATCTGCTTGGTATTATGAATACAAGGCAAAAGCAACAAGTGCAACGGGGTCAGAGAAAAAAGAGTTTGAAGCAAAGAGAGATTCTGCAGAAGCATTATTAGCTAAATACACACAAGAAGCCGATTCAGTATTCAAATTAGCTAAAAATTCGGAAGCGTCTGCAAATGCAAAAAAGGTGGAAACAGAATTGTTTTTACAGTCTATTAATTCCGGAAATCAAGTGAATGTGTTAGCGGCAGCCAATAAGTCAGGCGTAAATGTAAAACCATATTTGTCTAAATTACCAGCTGTAACTACCACTTCTAGTTCTGCTGTGGCAACAGCAACTACTTCCGCAAGTACCCAACAGGTAGATAATAAGCAGGAAGGTATAACAGTTGCTCAAACACAAACCAATCCAAATCAAACAACACCTAAAGTGTTAGTTCCAGTTAAGAAAACCGAAGTGTTCGAACGCAAAACAACTCCTGTATATTCAAAGAGCAAACCAATACCAATTAATGAGAAGTTGCCTGATGGATTATTATTTAAGGTACAGATTGGGGCATTTAAAAATCCAATTCCTCAAAATTTATTTAAAGGAATTACCCCAATTACAGGAGAAACAACTCCGCAAGGATATATTCGATATACTGCAGGAATATTTACTTTGTTTGAATCTGCTAACAAAACAAAGGATATCATAAAATCATATGGATACAAAGATGCGTTTGTGGTTGCATTTTTAAATGGACAACGAATTCCGCTAAGCCAAGCGCTATCTATGATTGGAGGTTCTACTGCAACTACAATCAATTCGTCAGTTGCAGGTAATACACCTATACAGCAAGTGGTTAATACAGTAACACCATCCTCTTCAACCTCTACTCAAAATGTAGAAGTGAGTAATATAAAGGATGTAAAAGGGCTAATGTATACGGTGCAAGTAGGTGTTTACTCTCGACAAGTATCGTTAGATAAATTGTATGGATTAAGTCCTGTTTATACCGAAAATATGACAAACGGATTATTTAGATATACATCAGGTATTTACAATCGCTCCAAGTTAGCTAATGATGCAAAAAGTAAAATCGTGAATATGGGCATTAAAGATGCATTTGTGGTTGCATTTTTAAATAGTAAACGTATTTCATTACCGGAGGCACAAAAATTGGAGCAGACAGAAGGAGATAAAGTTTTTGCTACATCGACAAATATGAATCAAATGCCAGCTGCAGCTACAAACACATCTTCTTCACAAAATACCGTAACGCAAAGCAACACGACTCAACCTGTTAATGCTTCAACTCTGCCGTCTGGTATTCAAGATTTGGACGATACAAAGCAGAAGGTGTATGCAATTCAGATTGGAGCATTTAAAAATGAAGTTCCGATAGAGATGGCAAATTCATTCATTAAATTAGCCTCTCGAAAAGGAAATATCAAAAATTTTGTTGATGAGAACGGTATGACTGTTTATAGTATTGGAGGTTTTACCGACTACGATCAAGCAGCTAAATTCAAACAAGAAATTGTTACACAAGAGGGCATTAAAGACGCCTTTTTAATTGCAACTCAAAACGGTAAAAAAGTTCCGGTTAAGTAGTTTCTCCTATCAACTATATCCTTGCATTTTTGTACCTTAGCTGAAAATTTTATTTATGGAATTAACAGAACAACTTGTTGAAACCGAATTAGGTGTTTCGATAGATGAATTAATAAAGCCCACAAAAAAGTTGGTAATTTATAATGATGAAGTTAATACATTTGATCATGTCATTGAAAGTTTGATGGATGTGTGCAAACACGAACAAACACAGGCTGTACAATGTACTTACCTTATTCATTTTAAAGGAAATTGCGTGGTTAAAAATGGCGAATACAAGAAATTGAAACCTATGTACGAAGCATTGCAAGAAAGAAAATTAACCGTTAAAATCGAAGAATAAGAGTATGAAAAGTAAGTATGTGTTGTTTTTTGCGGTTGTATCAGTAATGTTTTTTTCGTGTACTAAAGTTCCTGTAACAGGTCGAAAACAATTGAATTTATTGCCAGAGAGTCAAATGATGGCAATGAGTGTAACTGGCTATAAAGATGTATTAACAAAAAATCAAAGTAAGGTGTTGCCTGCTACCGATTCTCGGGTGCAAATGGTTAGAAATGTAGGAGCTAAAATTTCTGCTGCAGTAAATAAATACTTGTCGCAACACCAACAAAGTAAACGTGTACAAGGTTTTAAGTGGGAGTATAATGTAATTGATGATAATACGGTGAATGCTTGGTGCATGTCCGGAGGAAAAATTGTTTTTTATACGGGAATTTTACCGGTTACTCAAGATGAAACTGGATTGGCCGTTGTAATGGGACACGAGATTGCACACGCAATTGCTC contains the following coding sequences:
- a CDS encoding SPOR domain-containing protein, whose amino-acid sequence is QNSTLEGKENQKTIYTQWVADLEKQLLFTKDEVAKTTDVEYKKVLEEKIQSIDKQLQEKKQLVATTTEEIQQIKQRETVAVVQETVVPVTTTPTTSVETIKLDSTIKSAAIEAPSVIATTIAASTSANSINTETTTVAITNTVAVSATTNTVSESAVAVNSPVVSTTTVSPVTTATVAEVPPVKMTKEEAQNQSKQFAQESAKLQQKANAARAKANAETDPAKRDSLFEVVIAIEKQAKQKQDESAKSVAQENKIEFDKNRIYLDQYVQLAANNSSTEASMASMFADEALIYFSEAEKERKQAAISTNYSTRNGALQKAAENERIAIEKQNKALESYKLLYSDFKPTETPQKVLAAPVVTPSVAAVTTPSTSVASSSAVEAKADSVPTKEVTTSIQASNTNTEVVVEQVKKDTALAVSTPTVAISTQPIQTLTTTSAAVAVVETPSVAAVKQEALASEVSAEMAVDSISQLPKLTSEQITQVKETREFKNFVILSNETEIAMREANAENKKAETLRFKAEEQSAWYYEYKAKATSATGSEKKEFEAKRDSAEALLAKYTQEADSVFKLAKNSEASANAKKVETELFLQSINSGNQVNVLAAANKSGVNVKPYLSKLPAVTTTSSSAVATATTSASTQQVDNKQEGITVAQTQTNPNQTTPKVLVPVKKTEVFERKTTPVYSKSKPIPINEKLPDGLLFKVQIGAFKNPIPQNLFKGITPITGETTPQGYIRYTAGIFTLFESANKTKDIIKSYGYKDAFVVAFLNGQRIPLSQALSMIGGSTATTINSSVAGNTPIQQVVNTVTPSSSTSTQNVEVSNIKDVKGLMYTVQVGVYSRQVSLDKLYGLSPVYTENMTNGLFRYTSGIYNRSKLANDAKSKIVNMGIKDAFVVAFLNSKRISLPEAQKLEQTEGDKVFATSTNMNQMPAAATNTSSSQNTVTQSNTTQPVNASTLPSGIQDLDDTKQKVYAIQIGAFKNEVPIEMANSFIKLASRKGNIKNFVDENGMTVYSIGGFTDYDQAAKFKQEIVTQEGIKDAFLIATQNGKKVPVK
- a CDS encoding ATP-dependent Clp protease adaptor ClpS produces the protein MELTEQLVETELGVSIDELIKPTKKLVIYNDEVNTFDHVIESLMDVCKHEQTQAVQCTYLIHFKGNCVVKNGEYKKLKPMYEALQERKLTVKIEE
- a CDS encoding M48 family metallopeptidase produces the protein MKSKYVLFFAVVSVMFFSCTKVPVTGRKQLNLLPESQMMAMSVTGYKDVLTKNQSKVLPATDSRVQMVRNVGAKISAAVNKYLSQHQQSKRVQGFKWEYNVIDDNTVNAWCMSGGKIVFYTGILPVTQDETGLAVVMGHEIAHAIARHGNERMSQGLAVQTGGMAVQVALSQKPALTQNLFLQSYGIASELGMLKYSRTHESEADKMGLIFMAMAGYNPSKAAEFWQRMSKLGGGKTLEILSTHPSDETRIKDIQAFLPKALKYYTGK